One Mycolicibacterium fluoranthenivorans DNA window includes the following coding sequences:
- a CDS encoding PrpF domain-containing protein: MLTLRGTWMRGGTSKCWLFNAVDVDPLLTDAGGLDTLLTSAFGSGDPRQLDGVGGGSSTTSKAAIVRRSQLPGIDIDYLFAQVAIGDRRVEWGSNCGNCATAIGLYALQSGLVAVHDTTTEIRMRNENTGAVLTAEIATPGGVIPSEGTACVPGTNALGVPVGLSFTGLDADPAGVLRTGHAVDDVPVAGGRYTATMLVAGAPAALFDAADLGLTGTEDNDAIADRMDLLVALRQKASLLMGLSRFGEPISHAIPKVGVVGPPRNYRTSAGTEVCADEYDISVRMVSMLAPHPAIGLTSAVAVAAASTIPGSTVSQGMRMPVADSLRLGTAAGVLHVDLTRAADGALTAVTLHRAARKIAAAELFVAAPALVGAGV, from the coding sequence ATGCTCACTCTTCGTGGCACCTGGATGCGGGGCGGAACCAGCAAGTGCTGGCTGTTCAACGCCGTGGATGTCGACCCCCTGCTGACCGACGCCGGCGGCCTCGACACACTGCTCACCTCGGCCTTCGGATCCGGCGATCCCCGCCAACTCGACGGGGTCGGTGGCGGAAGTTCGACAACATCGAAGGCGGCCATCGTGCGCCGCTCGCAGTTGCCCGGCATCGACATCGACTACCTCTTCGCCCAGGTGGCGATCGGTGATCGACGGGTCGAATGGGGAAGCAACTGCGGCAATTGCGCCACCGCGATCGGTCTCTACGCCTTGCAGTCCGGCCTCGTCGCCGTCCACGACACGACGACCGAGATCCGGATGCGCAATGAGAACACCGGCGCCGTCCTCACCGCGGAGATCGCCACCCCCGGCGGGGTGATCCCGAGTGAAGGGACCGCATGTGTACCCGGCACCAATGCGCTCGGGGTGCCGGTGGGTCTGTCCTTCACCGGCTTGGACGCCGATCCGGCGGGCGTGCTGCGCACCGGTCACGCCGTCGACGACGTCCCGGTCGCCGGCGGTAGGTACACCGCAACGATGCTGGTGGCCGGCGCCCCGGCGGCTCTGTTCGACGCGGCCGACCTCGGCTTGACCGGCACCGAGGACAACGACGCCATCGCCGATCGGATGGATTTGTTGGTGGCGCTTCGCCAAAAGGCCTCGCTGCTGATGGGATTGAGCAGGTTTGGCGAGCCGATCAGTCACGCCATTCCGAAAGTCGGTGTGGTGGGCCCACCGAGGAACTACCGCACGAGTGCCGGCACCGAGGTGTGCGCGGACGAGTACGACATCTCTGTGCGCATGGTGTCCATGCTCGCCCCGCACCCCGCCATCGGGCTCACTTCCGCCGTCGCCGTCGCCGCGGCGTCGACGATCCCCGGTAGCACCGTCTCACAAGGTATGCGCATGCCGGTGGCCGATTCACTTCGGCTGGGCACCGCCGCCGGGGTGCTACACGTCGACCTCACCAGAGCCGCAGACGGTGCGTTGACAGCAGTGACCCTGCACCGTGCAGCCCGAAAGATCGCCGCGGCAGAGCTTTTCGTCGCCGCGCCGGCGCTCGTCGGCGCAGGTGTGTGA
- a CDS encoding (deoxy)nucleoside triphosphate pyrophosphohydrolase has protein sequence MHEQIVVAGALISEDGLLVAQRARPAELAGLWELPGGKVAPGESDAEALSRELHEELGIRVSVGARIGPDVALTNGMTLRAYRVTHTDGSPQPHDHRALRWVRATDLDDLPWVPADRAWVPDLLAALRSTRARPC, from the coding sequence ATGCATGAGCAGATTGTCGTTGCGGGGGCACTCATTTCGGAGGACGGCCTGCTGGTCGCGCAACGTGCCCGCCCGGCCGAGCTGGCCGGGTTGTGGGAACTGCCCGGCGGTAAGGTCGCGCCGGGCGAGTCCGACGCCGAGGCGCTGTCTCGCGAACTGCACGAAGAACTCGGGATCCGGGTGAGCGTCGGGGCGCGCATCGGTCCCGATGTCGCGCTGACCAACGGTATGACGCTGCGGGCCTACCGGGTCACGCACACCGACGGTAGCCCGCAACCACACGACCACCGAGCGTTGCGCTGGGTGCGCGCCACCGATCTCGACGATCTGCCCTGGGTGCCGGCCGACCGGGCCTGGGTGCCGGATCTGCTGGCGGCGCTGCGGAGTACTCGGGCCCGCCCGTGCTGA